A stretch of Stenotrophomonas indicatrix DNA encodes these proteins:
- a CDS encoding LpxL/LpxP family Kdo(2)-lipid IV(A) lauroyl/palmitoleoyl acyltransferase, which produces MSDATTAVRPSLRDPRNWPMFAVMFTAFGIARLPWTLQRVLGRGVGSIAWRLAGSRRHAAEVNLKLCFPEKDEAWRKRLVRDSFDALGVGIFECARSWWGSIDSIRPQVHIEGLEHLKQMQAEGRGVLLVSGHFMTLEMCGRLLCDHVDLSGMYRKHKNPVYEWAVKFGRLRYAKAMYANEDIRATVRHLKKGGFLWYAPDQDMRGKDTVFVPFFGHTASTITATHQLARMTGCAVIPYFHRREGGKYFLKIGAPLENFPSEDVEADTTRVNQAIEQMVREAPDQYLWIHRRFKRQPGGRSDFYK; this is translated from the coding sequence ATGTCCGATGCCACCACCGCCGTCCGTCCGTCGCTGCGTGATCCACGCAACTGGCCGATGTTTGCCGTCATGTTCACTGCCTTCGGGATCGCCCGGCTGCCGTGGACGCTGCAGCGCGTGCTGGGCCGCGGGGTCGGCTCGATCGCCTGGCGCCTGGCCGGCAGCCGCCGCCATGCCGCCGAGGTCAACCTCAAGCTGTGCTTCCCCGAGAAGGACGAGGCCTGGCGCAAGCGCCTGGTGCGCGACAGCTTCGACGCCTTGGGTGTGGGCATCTTCGAATGCGCGCGTTCCTGGTGGGGCAGCATCGACAGCATCCGTCCGCAGGTGCACATCGAAGGGCTGGAACATCTCAAGCAGATGCAGGCCGAAGGCCGCGGCGTGCTGCTGGTCTCGGGCCACTTCATGACCCTGGAGATGTGCGGCCGCCTGCTGTGCGACCACGTCGACCTGTCGGGCATGTACCGCAAGCACAAGAACCCGGTGTACGAGTGGGCGGTGAAGTTCGGCCGCCTGCGCTATGCCAAGGCGATGTACGCCAACGAGGACATCCGCGCGACGGTGCGCCACCTGAAAAAGGGCGGCTTCCTCTGGTACGCACCCGACCAGGACATGCGCGGCAAGGACACCGTGTTCGTGCCGTTCTTCGGCCACACTGCCTCCACCATCACCGCCACCCACCAGCTGGCGCGGATGACCGGTTGTGCGGTCATCCCCTACTTCCATCGCCGCGAAGGCGGGAAGTACTTCCTGAAGATCGGCGCGCCGCTGGAGAATTTCCCCAGCGAGGACGTCGAAGCCGATACCACGCGGGTCAACCAGGCCATCGAGCAGATGGTGCGCGAGGCACCGGACCAGTACCTGTGGATCCATCGCCGCTTCAAGCGCCAGCCCGGTGGGCGCAGCGATTTCTACAAGTGA
- a CDS encoding REP-associated tyrosine transposase produces the protein MASPRLRYGRYSRTGNVYSLTATTHGREPFFSDAGNVAVLVDALRFVERSGISHSLAWVVMPDHLHWLMELQKGTLAQCMALLKSRSSRQLNRISGRKGPLWQHGYHDHAVRTDESLHDKAMYILGNPVRAGLAGGLGDYPHAWCRWPL, from the coding sequence ATGGCAAGCCCCAGACTCCGCTACGGTCGCTACTCCCGCACGGGAAATGTCTATTCCCTGACCGCGACAACACACGGCCGGGAGCCATTCTTCTCCGACGCAGGCAATGTCGCTGTGCTGGTGGACGCGCTGCGCTTCGTCGAACGCAGCGGCATCAGCCACAGCCTCGCCTGGGTGGTGATGCCCGACCACCTGCACTGGTTGATGGAGCTGCAGAAGGGAACGCTGGCCCAGTGCATGGCATTGCTGAAATCACGCAGCAGCCGGCAGCTGAACCGGATATCGGGACGAAAAGGGCCGCTCTGGCAGCACGGCTATCACGACCATGCGGTGCGTACCGATGAATCCCTTCATGACAAGGCGATGTACATCCTGGGCAATCCGGTGCGGGCCGGATTGGCTGGTGGGCTGGGGGACTACCCTCACGCCTGGTGTCGTTGGCCGTTGTAG
- the waaA gene encoding lipid IV(A) 3-deoxy-D-manno-octulosonic acid transferase — MRKDPVEWILRGLYSAVLYLLLPITVYHLVWRGFRVREYFRRWDERYASYPQPSGQPRVWLHAVSVGEVNAAAPLVNALRAQRPDIRWVITTITPTGSERVRALWGDALDHVYLPYDVPGSVNRFLGHFQPSLALILETELWPNMLFGCRDRRIPVYILNARLSARSLRGYRVLAALIRRALRTVTCVAAQSQDDAARFVQLGAAPEQVQALGNLKFDIATPDVQPFIEQFHAHVPATRPVWIAASTHDGEEQAVIDLHRRLRQQHPDLLLLWAPRHPERFPKVEALAREQGWNVSTRRAQQWPDARSDVFVIDTLGELMPFYGCAQVAFVGGSLQAIGGHNLLEPAAMGTAAVTGRHLHNFAEISRRMREAGALLIGEDVQAVGDLLLHLLDDVQAREDMARAGCTLVSNGRGALQRTLQLVAPHLPPPLA; from the coding sequence ATGCGTAAAGACCCTGTCGAATGGATCCTGCGTGGCCTGTACTCGGCCGTGCTGTACCTCCTGCTGCCGATCACCGTGTACCACCTGGTCTGGCGCGGCTTCCGGGTCCGTGAATACTTCCGGCGCTGGGATGAACGCTATGCGTCCTATCCGCAGCCCAGCGGCCAGCCCCGGGTCTGGCTGCATGCGGTCTCGGTGGGCGAGGTCAACGCCGCTGCGCCGCTGGTCAATGCGCTGCGCGCGCAGCGGCCGGACATCCGCTGGGTCATCACCACCATCACCCCGACCGGCTCGGAACGGGTGCGCGCGCTGTGGGGCGATGCGCTGGACCATGTGTACCTGCCGTACGACGTGCCGGGCAGCGTCAACCGCTTCCTGGGGCACTTCCAGCCCAGCCTGGCGCTGATCCTGGAAACCGAGCTGTGGCCGAACATGCTGTTCGGCTGCCGCGACCGTCGCATTCCGGTGTACATCCTCAATGCGCGCCTGTCGGCCCGATCGCTGCGCGGCTACCGCGTGCTGGCGGCGTTGATCCGGCGTGCGCTGCGTACGGTCACCTGCGTGGCCGCACAGTCGCAGGATGACGCTGCGCGGTTCGTGCAGCTGGGCGCGGCGCCGGAACAGGTGCAGGCACTGGGCAACCTGAAGTTCGACATCGCCACGCCGGACGTGCAGCCCTTCATCGAACAGTTCCATGCCCATGTGCCGGCCACGCGCCCGGTGTGGATCGCGGCCAGCACGCATGATGGTGAAGAGCAGGCAGTGATCGACCTGCACCGCCGCCTGCGCCAGCAGCATCCGGACCTGCTGCTGCTGTGGGCACCGCGGCATCCGGAGCGCTTCCCCAAGGTGGAGGCGCTGGCCCGCGAGCAGGGCTGGAACGTGTCGACGCGGCGCGCACAGCAGTGGCCGGACGCGCGTAGCGATGTCTTCGTCATCGACACGCTGGGCGAACTGATGCCGTTCTATGGCTGTGCGCAGGTGGCCTTCGTCGGTGGCAGCCTGCAGGCCATCGGCGGCCACAACCTGCTGGAACCGGCAGCGATGGGCACCGCAGCGGTGACCGGCCGGCATCTGCACAACTTCGCCGAGATCTCGCGGCGCATGCGCGAGGCCGGTGCACTGCTGATCGGCGAAGACGTGCAGGCGGTGGGTGATCTGCTGCTGCACCTGCTCGACGACGTGCAGGCGCGCGAAGACATGGCCCGCGCCGGTTGCACGCTGGTCAGCAATGGCCGCGGCGCGCTGCAGCGGACCCTGCAGCTGGTGGCTCCACACCTGCCGCCGCCGCTGGCCTGA